A window of Bacillus toyonensis BCT-7112 genomic DNA:
GCGTAGTTCGTCAAATGGATGTAATGCTCTATTACTATTAAGTTGAGAAATTCATTGTTTCCGATTAATTGCATCTGTTTATTGTGATTCTTATTGATTTTAAAAAATAAAAAATCGCCTTATTAAAGGCGATTCATTTTGTATTCTTTTGATAAATAAATATCTTTTAAAATTAAATGCAATGTTCTACATTAACGTGTTTCTGGATCTTTGTCTTTTTTTCTAAGACCGAATAATCCTACTAGTCCCAATAAACCAAGCCAAGCCCAATTATTATTTTTATCACGATTATCATTTAAATCATTTGTCGTATTTACATTTCGAGTTCTCACATCATTATTAACTCTATTCATGTTATAGTCATTAACTTTATTCGTGTTATAGTCATTAACTCGAGTTGTAGTATTATTATTGTTAACTCTATTCG
This region includes:
- a CDS encoding WGxxGxxG family protein; the protein is MKKKLSSILGALLLTITVFGTSVHAEYDGYNTNRVNNNNTTTRVNDYNTNKVNDYNMNRVNNDVRTRNVNTTNDLNDNRDKNNNWAWLGLLGLVGLFGLRKKDKDPETR